From Anopheles coluzzii chromosome 3, AcolN3, whole genome shotgun sequence, the proteins below share one genomic window:
- the LOC120957970 gene encoding integrator complex subunit 7 gives MISVRVNNFNENFLNETDGDSNSVLIELDKGLRSSKIGDQCEAIIRFPKLFERYPFPILINSSFLKLAEFFRIGSNLSRLWILRVCQQSEKHLEKIINIDEFLKRIFMVIHSNDPVARALTLRTLGAVAFVIPEKQHVHHAIRMALDSHDTVEVEAAIFASVQFAAQSKTFAVGMCSKVASMIESLQTPVNMKLHLIPVLRHMHHDASTAALVRALCRDLLPKYPSEQFVVEIIRSLSQLSCATLVDIPDQVDLLLVYLQDPRKRVQCTVLLSLKKLAEKGAYLWPKTAISRLLQLTVQCSNQNMALDVILTLTKCPHTCHTMLNEEQQQILDVCKNCLLMENDSGGRAMTILTSLITYCHTENIPPPVHVLEYLDMHLEFLIQASLQNRASLKDFRLYLKCGVQLSKTCREFGESFAEMIAELLSEEHSTSTAGHSKLICEALGAICSNVIVSCEFYETQLPGTSPFSGVMQHLLRKLEALARSSGGSETLDKERTNIVELLAAICMQAMLGSFMPDNVIGIFVQLLQTTNPWTQYRIARSASRYGQHFLAALIYEKLSRNISLENLHFYLVALGQISKAECILNHGQEYEALAQRHVKREPGAAVPGATGSLSLIDRLEKAINLYCIALSTLKASSSPQHPLAFQSELIRLRCTFLEVLHSVVITRNTLCITPPSEISQTLAQNCRDPLQKYGHITNQLRKHVKLLKNCEDAYGRLYKSSFDADPGTLEHLEAVQHLCATLQLSIETISFINPSETPKVAPQSSHPETRYLLSVCRTVLKHLQLIPAEVPGGTKTLTHEHTDMMMKQIETVVRSSHCTPRFFFQVLQNTSVKLALTPQPRATGEPVFVQPNSHLVVKVEGVIQHYGRTPSLFRAINSIQLTLNSTLMTSRPNDVKLLSDSLTLTQVVKPHRDFLSGSFLIALNNTAHTFNGGPVSLGGQWQLNLETCIIDDNGVMWQTGPKSTLLVRIPEDNHKQSLGMQSTVRRF, from the coding sequence ATGATCAGCGTGCGAGTGAACAATTTCAACGAAAACTTCCTCAACGAAACCGATGGCGACTCGAACTCGGTCCTCATCGAGCTGGACAAGGGCCTGCGGTCGAGCAAGATCGGCGACCAGTGCGAGGCAATCATCCGCTTCCCCAAGCTGTTCGAACGCTATCCCTTCCCCATCCTGATCAACTCGTCCTTCCTGAAGCTGGCCGAGTTCTTTCGCATCGGCTCGAACCTGTCCCGGCTGTGGATACTGCGCGTTTGCCAGCAGAGCGAAAAGCACCTGGAAAAGATCATCAACATTGACGAGTTTCTGAAGCGCATCTTTATGGTGATCCACTCGAACGATCCGGTGGCGCGGGCCCTCACGCTCCGCACGCTCGGCGCAGTGGCGTTCGTCATTCCGGAGAAGCAGCATGTCCACCATGCGATTCGCATGGCGCTGGACAGTCACGATACGGTCGAGGTGGAGGCGGCCATCTTCGCCAGCGTACAGTTCGCGGCCCAGTCGAAAACGTTCGCCGTCGGCATGTGCTCCAAGGTGGCGTCGATGATCGAGAGCCTGCAGACGCCGGTCAACATGAAGCTGCACCTGATACCGGTGCTGCGGCACATGCACCACGATGCCAGTACGGCCGCACTGGTGCGTGCGCTCTGCCGCGATCTGCTGCCGAAGTATCCGTCCGAGCAGTTTGTGGTGGAAATCATACGCTCCCTGTCGCAGCTGTCCTGTGCCACGCTGGTGGACATACCGGATCAGGTCGATTTGCTGCTGGTGTACCTGCAGGACCCGCGCAAGCGGGTACAGTGTACGGTGCTGCTGTCGCTGAAGAAGCTGGCGGAGAAGGGCGCGTATCTGTGGCCCAAGACGGCGATCAGCCGGCTGCTGCAGCTTACCGTGCAGTGCAGCAACCAGAACATGGCGCTGGACGTGATACTGACGCTCACCAAGTGTCCCCACACCTGCCACACGATGCTGaacgaggagcagcagcagatacTGGACGTGTGCAAGAACTGTCTGCTGATGGAGAACGACAGCGGTGGCCGCGCGATGACGATCCTCACCAGCCTGATCACGTACTGCCACACGGAGAACATCCCTCCGCCGGTGCACGTGCTCGAGTATCTGGACATGCATCTGGAGTTTCTCATTCAGGCATCGCTGCAGAACAGGGCCTCGCTGAAGGACTTCCGCCTGTATCTGAAGTGTGGCGTGCAGCTGTCCAAGACGTGCCGTGAGTTTGGGGAAAGCTTCGCGGAAATGATTGCGGAGCTGCTGAGCGAGGAGCACTCCACGTCTACCGCCGGCCACTCGAAGCTGATCTGCGAGGCGCTCGGTGCGATCTGCTCGAACGTGATCGTGTCGTGCGAGTTTTACGAAACTCAACTACCCGGCACGAGCCCCTTCAGTGGCGTGATGCAGCATTTGCTGCGCAAGCTGGAAGCGCTGGCCCGGTCGAGCGGCGGGTCGGAGACGCTGGACAAGGAGAGGACGAACATTGTGGAGCTGCTCGCCGCGATTTGCATGCAGGCCATGCTGGGATCCTTCATGCCGGACAACGTGATCGGCATCTttgtgcagctgctgcagacgacgaacccgtgGACGCAGTACCGGATCGCCCGCTCGGCCTCCCGCTACGGGCAGCACTTTCTTGCCGCGCTCATCTACGAGAAGCTGTCGCGGAACATTTCGCTGGAAAACTTGCACTTCTATCTGGTGGCACTGGGCCAGATCTCAAAGGCGGAGTGCATCCTTAACCACGGCCAGGAGTATGAAGCGCTTGCCCAGAGGCACGTCAAGCGGGAACCGGGTGCGGCGGTGCCGGGTGCGACCGGTTCCCTCTCGCTCATCGATCGGCTCGAGAAGGCAATTAATCTGTACTGCATCGCGCTGTCCACGCTGAAGGCCAGCTCGTCGCCCCAGCACCCGCTGGCGTTCCAGTCGGAGCTGATCCGCCTGCGGTGCACGTTTCTCGAGGTGCTGCACAGTGTGGTGATCACGCGGAACACGCTCTGCATCACGCCGCCGTCGGAAATTTCCCAAACGCTGGCGCAAAACTGCCGCGATCCGCTGCAAAAGTACGGCCACATCACGAACCAGCTGCGCAAGCACGTGAAGCTGCTGAAAAACTGCGAAGATGCGTACGGCCGGCTGTACAAAAGCTCGTTCGATGCCGATCCCGGCACGCTGGAGCACCTGGAAGCGGTACAGCACCTCTGTGCCACGCTGCAGCTTTCCATCGAGACGATTTCGTTCATCAACCCGTCGGAAACGCCGAAGGTGGCACCGCAATCGAGCCATCCCGAGACGCGCTACCTGCTTTCCGTGTGCCGGACGGTGCTGAAACATCTGCAGCTGATACCGGCCGAGGTTCCCGGCGGCACCAAAACGCTCACTCACGAGCACACGGACATGATGATGAAGCAGATCGAAACGGTGGTCCGTTCGTCCCACTGTACGCCGCGCTTCTTCTTCCAGGTGCTGCAGAACACGTCCGTGAAGCTAGCGCTCACACCGCAACCCCGCGCCACCGGTGAACCGGTGTTCGTGCAGCCGAACAGCCATCTGGTGGTGAAGGTGGAAGGTGTCATCCAGCATTACGGCCGTACGCCGTCGCTGTTCCGGGCGATCAACAGCATCCAGCTGACGCTAAACTCCACCCTGATGACGTCCCGGCCGAACGATGTGAAGCTGCTGTCGGACAGTCTCACGCTGACGCAGGTGGTGAAACCGCACCGGGACTTTCTGAGCGGCAGCTTCCTGATTGCGCTGAACAACACGGCGCACACGTTCAACGGTGGGCCGGTCAGCTTGGGTGGCCAGTGGCAGCTGAATCTGGAGACGTGCATCATCGACGACAATGGGGTGATGTGGCAGACCGGGCCGAAGAGTACGCTGCTCGTGCGCATACCGGAGGATAATCACAAACAGTCGCTTGGAATGCAGTCGACCGTGAGGAGGTTTTAA
- the LOC120957702 gene encoding nischarin isoform X2 produces the protein MSNYQLHANETTISIPRIITVDSVNYYEILVKCGQVMWTVNHRYRDFAELHDQLVSERGVSKDKLPPKKVLGNKSPTFLKKRQEALEQYLREMLIFLKVTMPREFVEFLDFHRYDIIFLVQHLASSLFLRGDAFLAKSKKYGFSVLELHAISERMQIPCPPTEAACSNYNFSHILDFCAQLETIIVLPTKNSLPTILYDDDTDKYIPHALHKPIGSSNLIPVQLRYELSVFKVLRNLIIYGVPTENIQNVGALRETLSRIEVYKSETKQICQIALCDNVHKDATEDELDKSKWKNLRHAVFKENQLTVIDRTIRLFPTVKDLVLDKNKLESIAHLSHLNNLQILSLRCNRIAQCANWHVQLGNLVTLNLSQNRIRLLEGLGKLYSLVNLDLSCNLIDDINEIDYIGNLPLLENLRLMGNPVAGGVDYRARVLSRFGERLQEIYLDNEKGNQTEYDMALVLSALRISAQKSHRKLHSLLEPGGSTSAEEQQEKQKNDTERAGPSGGAGS, from the exons ATGTCTAACTATCAACTGCACGCCAACGAAACGACCATCTCGATCCCGCGCATCATCACGGTGGACAGTGTGAACTACTACGAGATACTGGTGAAATGTGGCCAGGTCATGTGGACGGTCAACCATCGGTATCGCGACTTTGCCGAGCTGCACGACCAGCTCGTGTCGGAACGGGGCGTCTCGAAGGACAAGCTGCCGCCGAAGAAGGTGCTCGGCAACAAGAGCCCCACCTTCCTGAAGAAACGCCAGGAAGCACTCGAGCAGTACCTGAGGGAGATGCTAATCTTTCTGAAGGTAACGATGCCGCGGGAGTTTGTCGAGTTTCTCGACTTCCACCGGTACGATATCATCTTTCTGGTGCAGCACCTGGCCAGCTCGCTGTTTCTGCGCGGGGACGCCTTTCTGGCCAAGTCGAAAAAGTACGGCTTCTCGGTGCTGGAGCTGCACGCGATCAGCGAGCGGATGCAGATCCCTTGCCCGCCGACCGAGGCGGCCTGCAGCAACTACAACTTCTCCCACATACTGGACTTTTGCGCCCAGCTCGAGACGATCATCGTGCTGCCGACCAAGAACAGTCTGCCCACGATCCTGTACGACGACGATACGGATAAGTACATCCCGCACGCGCTCCACAAACCGATCGGTAGTAGCAATCTCATCCCGGTGCAGCTGCGGTACGAGCTGAGCGTGTTCAAAGTGTTGCGTAATCTCATCATTTACGGCGTGCCGAcggaaaacattcaaaatgtAG GTGCCTTGCGTGAAACGCTCTCAAGGATAGAGGTGTACAAGAGCGAAACGAAGCAAATCTGCCAAATTGCGCTGTGTGATAATGTCCACAAGGATGCGACCGAGGACGAGTTGGACAAGTCGAAG TGGAAAAACCTTCGCCACGCGGTGTTTAAGGAAAACCAGCTGACGGTGATCGATCGAACGATCCGGCTGTTTCCCACCGTCAAGGATCTGGTGCTGGACAAGAACAAGCTGGAAAGCATCGCCCATCTTAGCCACCTGAACAACCTGCAGATACTCAGCCTGCGCTGCAACCGGATAGCGCAGTGCGCAAACTGGCACGTCCAGCTCGGCAATCTGGTCACGCTGAACCTGTCCCAGAACCGGATACGCCTGCTCGAAGGGCTGGGCAAGCTGTACTCGCTGGTGAACTTGGATTTGAGCTGCAATTTAATTGACGATATTAATGAAATTGATTACATCGGTAATTTACCGCTGCTGGAGAATCTGCGCCTCATGGGGAATCCGGTCGCCGGTGGTGTCG ACTACCGTGCCCGGGTGCTTTCGCGATTCGGCGAACGGTTGCAGGAGATCTATCTGGACAATGAGAAGGGCAACCAGACGGAGTACGATATGGCGCTGGTGCTATCTGCGCTGCGCATATCGGCCCAGAAATCGCACCGCAAGCTGCACAGCCTGCTCGAACCGGGCGGTAGTACGTCCGCCGAAGAGCAGCAGGAGAAGCAGAAGAACGATACCGAACGTGCCGGACCGAGTGGAGGAGCGGGCAGTTGA
- the LOC120957702 gene encoding nischarin isoform X1: protein MSNYQLHANETTISIPRIITVDSVNYYEILVKCGQVMWTVNHRYRDFAELHDQLVSERGVSKDKLPPKKVLGNKSPTFLKKRQEALEQYLREMLIFLKVTMPREFVEFLDFHRYDIIFLVQHLASSLFLRGDAFLAKSKKYGFSVLELHAISERMQIPCPPTEAACSNYNFSHILDFCAQLETIIVLPTKNSLPTILYDDDTDKYIPHALHKPIGSSNLIPVQLRYELSVFKVLRNLIIYGVPTENIQNVGALRETLSRIEVYKSETKQICQIALCDNVHKDATEDELDKSKQWKNLRHAVFKENQLTVIDRTIRLFPTVKDLVLDKNKLESIAHLSHLNNLQILSLRCNRIAQCANWHVQLGNLVTLNLSQNRIRLLEGLGKLYSLVNLDLSCNLIDDINEIDYIGNLPLLENLRLMGNPVAGGVDYRARVLSRFGERLQEIYLDNEKGNQTEYDMALVLSALRISAQKSHRKLHSLLEPGGSTSAEEQQEKQKNDTERAGPSGGAGS from the exons ATGTCTAACTATCAACTGCACGCCAACGAAACGACCATCTCGATCCCGCGCATCATCACGGTGGACAGTGTGAACTACTACGAGATACTGGTGAAATGTGGCCAGGTCATGTGGACGGTCAACCATCGGTATCGCGACTTTGCCGAGCTGCACGACCAGCTCGTGTCGGAACGGGGCGTCTCGAAGGACAAGCTGCCGCCGAAGAAGGTGCTCGGCAACAAGAGCCCCACCTTCCTGAAGAAACGCCAGGAAGCACTCGAGCAGTACCTGAGGGAGATGCTAATCTTTCTGAAGGTAACGATGCCGCGGGAGTTTGTCGAGTTTCTCGACTTCCACCGGTACGATATCATCTTTCTGGTGCAGCACCTGGCCAGCTCGCTGTTTCTGCGCGGGGACGCCTTTCTGGCCAAGTCGAAAAAGTACGGCTTCTCGGTGCTGGAGCTGCACGCGATCAGCGAGCGGATGCAGATCCCTTGCCCGCCGACCGAGGCGGCCTGCAGCAACTACAACTTCTCCCACATACTGGACTTTTGCGCCCAGCTCGAGACGATCATCGTGCTGCCGACCAAGAACAGTCTGCCCACGATCCTGTACGACGACGATACGGATAAGTACATCCCGCACGCGCTCCACAAACCGATCGGTAGTAGCAATCTCATCCCGGTGCAGCTGCGGTACGAGCTGAGCGTGTTCAAAGTGTTGCGTAATCTCATCATTTACGGCGTGCCGAcggaaaacattcaaaatgtAG GTGCCTTGCGTGAAACGCTCTCAAGGATAGAGGTGTACAAGAGCGAAACGAAGCAAATCTGCCAAATTGCGCTGTGTGATAATGTCCACAAGGATGCGACCGAGGACGAGTTGGACAAGTCGAAG CAGTGGAAAAACCTTCGCCACGCGGTGTTTAAGGAAAACCAGCTGACGGTGATCGATCGAACGATCCGGCTGTTTCCCACCGTCAAGGATCTGGTGCTGGACAAGAACAAGCTGGAAAGCATCGCCCATCTTAGCCACCTGAACAACCTGCAGATACTCAGCCTGCGCTGCAACCGGATAGCGCAGTGCGCAAACTGGCACGTCCAGCTCGGCAATCTGGTCACGCTGAACCTGTCCCAGAACCGGATACGCCTGCTCGAAGGGCTGGGCAAGCTGTACTCGCTGGTGAACTTGGATTTGAGCTGCAATTTAATTGACGATATTAATGAAATTGATTACATCGGTAATTTACCGCTGCTGGAGAATCTGCGCCTCATGGGGAATCCGGTCGCCGGTGGTGTCG ACTACCGTGCCCGGGTGCTTTCGCGATTCGGCGAACGGTTGCAGGAGATCTATCTGGACAATGAGAAGGGCAACCAGACGGAGTACGATATGGCGCTGGTGCTATCTGCGCTGCGCATATCGGCCCAGAAATCGCACCGCAAGCTGCACAGCCTGCTCGAACCGGGCGGTAGTACGTCCGCCGAAGAGCAGCAGGAGAAGCAGAAGAACGATACCGAACGTGCCGGACCGAGTGGAGGAGCGGGCAGTTGA